One Oceanibaculum indicum P24 genomic window, GGAACACGATGGCCACGATGACGCGCGCCCGCATGCCCGGCTCGTCCTTCGGCCAGAGATAGGGCGCAAGCGCGCGGATCGCCTTCGCGTCCGCCTTCAGGTCGGAACCGCTGCGCGCGGCGGATGCTGCCGCGCCATGGGCCTGGGTCATGTCGATTTCCGTTCGATGGGTTTTCTCCTAAGTGGGGCTTCGCGGCGGATTTGGATAGTGTTTTTTGCTCTGCGCGTCATGGTCGCTGCATGACGGATGCTAACTTGTCGTGACAGTAGAAGCCCCTCTCAAACCGTCATTCCCGGGCTTGTCCCGGGAATCCAGGCTTCGGCTCGCTTCGGCATCGATCCAGCAGGCTGAACCCTGGACCCCCGGTACAAGACCGGGGGTGACGATTGGAGTATGAGGCAACGCCTGCGCGTTAATCTTTCATGGCGGTCTGCCCCCGCCCTTTCCCTGCCGTGCCGGGCGTGGCACAAGGGCGCCATGACCGACAAGCCAGCCCCCCTGCTTTCCGCCGCCGAGACCGAGGAGCGCGCCAATGCGGCGGGCGCCCTGTTCATGCTGGCGTCGATCTTCGCCTTTTCGGTGATGGACGCGACTATCAAGTGGCTGGCCGTCACCTACCCGGTCATGCACATCGTGTTCTTCCGCAATTTCTTCGCCTTCATTCCCATCGCACTGATGCTGGCCGCCCGGAAGGACCGGCTGGCGGCGCTGCGCACGCGCAACTGGAAGGGCCATCTGATCCGCGCGGCGCTGGGGCTGACCTCGATGATCCTGTTCTTCAACGCCTTCGCGCTGATGCCGCTGGCTGAGGTGGTGGCCATCGCCTTCTCCGCGCCCTTGTTCATCACCGCCCTGTCGATGCCGCTGCTGGGCGAGCGGGTGGGGCCGCGCCGCTGGTCGGCGGTGGTGGTCGGCTTTATCGGCGTGCTTATCATCCTCCGGCCCGGTACGGAGCTGTTCCAGCCGGTTGCCTTCCTGCCGCTGATTGCAAGCCTGTTCCTGGCGCTGGCGATGCTGCAGGTCCGGCTACTGACACGCACGGAGACGAACATCGCCCTGATGACCTACATGACGACGGCCGGCGCGCTGGCGACGGCGCCCTTCCTGCTGTCCGGCTGGGTGCAGCCGACCGGGTTCGACTGGGGGTTGTTCGTTGGCATGGGGATCATCGGCGGTACGGCGCAATATCTGCTGACCCAGGCCTTCCGAAAGGCACCGGCCTCGCTGATCGCGCCGCTGGAATATTCCGGCATCCTGTGGGCCGGGTTGTTCGGCTACTGGCTGTTCGGCGAGCTGCCGGACCACTGGGTCTTCGTCGGCTCGGCCATCGTAATCACCAGCGGGCTTTATATCCTGCACCGCGAGACCCGGCTGGGCCGCTTGCGGCAGAAGCCGCAAAAAGGGTAATATTCCTGCCGAATACAGGGGTTGGGGGATCGCATGACAAAAATGCCGGTGCGGCTGTTCTCAGCGCCGTTGTTACTGGGCGGAGCGGTGCTGTTGGCGGGCCTGTCCCTTGGCGGGCCGGCGGAGGCCGTATGCATCCGCAACCAGCTGACCGAGCCGGTGCGCGCCACGCTGGCCGGGGCCTATGCCTGGGAAGCCAGAATCATGCCCGGCTATGAGCTGTGCACCGAACGCACGCTGGATGCCGCCAGCGTCGAACGCGCCAAGGGCACGCGGCTCGCCATGTCCATCGTTTCCGACGTGACCGCTGGCCGGCGCTATTGCGACGGCTCGGTGAAGCACGCCGCCCTTGTGATGCTGTATGTGGAGCGCGATGGCCGTACCATGCGCTGCGATGCCTATTGAGGCGATTACCCACTCAATTTGAAAAAGAGTATGTCGCGCCCGGTACTGTTTCGCCGGGCGTTTTGATTTCATAGTGCCGCCAGTTTTGAGGGATGCGTATCGGGGGCCGTTTTGGGGGCCGGAATTGTCACCACCACAGTATGGGGTGCATTCCGGCCATTCCGGCTGGCCGCTGGTTGCGGCCGACGGAACCGATAAGATCAACTTGGAAATATCTTCGCGGAGGAGCCGGCAATGTCGGAAAAGACGATAGAGTCGGGACGGGGCTGGCAGATGCCGCTGTTCGCCATCCTGCTGTGCGGCAGCCTGATCGTTGCGCTGTCCTTCGGGGTGCGCTCCGCCTTCGGCCTGTTCATGGTGCCGATCTCCGGCGAACTTGGCTGGGGGCGCGAGATTTTCGCCCTGTCGATTGCCTTGCAGAACCTGCTCTGGGGTCTGGGGCAGCCCTTCGCCGGCGCGCTGGCCGACCGGTTCGGCCCGATGAAGGTGGTGATCGGCGGCGGTCTGCTCTACAGCGCCGGCGTCCTCATCATGTCGGTCTCGACCACGCCGATGCTGTTCCACCTCTCGACCGGCGTGCTGGTCGGCTTCGGCCTGTCCGGCACCGGTTTCTCCATCGTGCTGGCCGCTGTCGGCAAGGTGGTGGCGCCGGAGAAGCGCTCCTGGGCGCTGGGTATCGTCACAGCGGCCGGCTCCTTCGGCCAGTTCGCCATGGTGCCG contains:
- a CDS encoding DMT family transporter, whose product is MTDKPAPLLSAAETEERANAAGALFMLASIFAFSVMDATIKWLAVTYPVMHIVFFRNFFAFIPIALMLAARKDRLAALRTRNWKGHLIRAALGLTSMILFFNAFALMPLAEVVAIAFSAPLFITALSMPLLGERVGPRRWSAVVVGFIGVLIILRPGTELFQPVAFLPLIASLFLALAMLQVRLLTRTETNIALMTYMTTAGALATAPFLLSGWVQPTGFDWGLFVGMGIIGGTAQYLLTQAFRKAPASLIAPLEYSGILWAGLFGYWLFGELPDHWVFVGSAIVITSGLYILHRETRLGRLRQKPQKG